The Pseudomonas sp. KU26590 genomic sequence GTCTGGAAGCTCGGGAAGCCGAGCTTTCGGTGAGCTTCGAATACGCCCCGCCGACCAAACTCCCCCTGACGCTGATCCTCGCCCTGCCGCGCCCGAAAATGCTGCGTCGGGTGTTTCAGACCGTGGCGACGATGGGGGTGCCCCGAGTCATCCTAGTCAACAGCTATCGCGTCGAAAAAAGTTTCTGGCAGACGCCCTTTCTGGAGCCTGCGGCAATCCGCGAGCAGTTGATTCTCGGGCTGGAGCAGGCCCGGGACAGCGTGCTGCCGGAGATCGTCATCGAAAAGCGCTTCAAGCCGTTCGTTGAAGATCGCCTTCCCGCCATTGTTGAAGGGACGCTGGATTGGTCGGTCATCCGGGCGACCTCCCGGCTTGCCCCGTGCGGTCGAGCAGCCTGTCACTTTGGCCATCGGCCCTGAAGGTGGCTGGATTCCCTATGAAGTCGACCTGTTGCATGCGTCGGGCCTGAATCCCGTCCAGCTAGGCGCGCGGATCCTGCGCGTCGAAACCGCCGTCATCGCGCTGCTCGCCCGGTTGTTCTGAGGCTGCGTTGCATCTGAGTAGACCGAGGCGTCTGTTTGCTGCCGCTTCGCGCCAGTTCGCGGGCAAGCGCGCTCCTACGCCCTGCGGGCAGAATCCAAAGCAGATCGCCGACATCCGGACGCGCGGCACTCACAATGAGCATCCGTACCAGCGGCACTCGCAGTGAGCATCCGTACCAGCGGCAAACGCGATGAGCATCCGCACCAGCGGTACTCGACCTGACGATCAATACCGAACCCATCTCTGCCGATCAACGCCTGACCCGCTTCTGCCGAAGGCGTAGGAGCGCGCTTGCCCGCGATCGGCTGCGCAGCAGTCGTGAACCTGCCCACCCTCCCGTTCTCACACCCCGCTTCAGTTCCTCGCCCACCGGCCGATGCACAGGCGTCCATAACAACAACTCGCAAGGAATCATCATGTCTGGCTGGTTTACCCAACGCCTTGGAAATATGAGCGTCCGTCTCAAACTCGGCATCGGTTTCGGCCTGGTGCTGTTGCTCACGCTGCTCATCACGGCGACGGGCTGGTCGAGCGTCAAGGCCGTGATCGAGCGCGGCGACAAGCTGGGGATGATCTCGCAGATCAGTGAGCGGACGATGGATCTGCGCACGGCAGGCATGGTGTATGAAGCTCAATACAGCGCTGAAGCCGCGACGGCGGTCATGACCGCGTTGGACAAGCTCGACGCCGACCTGAAAACCGGCCAGAGCATGGTCAAAGGCGCTGGCGATCTCAAACTGATGGACGCTCAGACTCAGGCCGCCGGCGACTACCGCCGCGCCTTTGGCGACATGACCAAGGCTATCCAGACCCGTGAAGCCAGCCGGACCAACCTGGGGGCTACTGCCGACGCCGCTGTTGATGTCGTCAACAAGATCGAACAGGCGTTGCTGCAGCACGACAACATCCTGCAATTCAACAGCGCGGTGGACGTCAGCAAACAGATTCAGCAGGCACGCTTCCAGGTGCGCGGTTACACCTTCAGCGGCAAACCGGAATTCGAAAAGAACGCCACCGCCGCCATCGACGAAGCCATCGTCGGAGTCAACACGCTGGCGGGCGACGTTTCCTCCCAATACATCCCGCAGCTGCAAAAGGCCAACCTGGCACTCAAAGGCTACCGCGACGCTGTCGGCCAGTACCGTGACGCTCAACTGGTCAGCGTTCAGGCCTTGGCCAAGATGACCGAGCTGGGGCAACAGCTGCTGGACGCCAGCGACCAACTGAACATTTCGCAGAATGCCAAACGCGATGCCGACAGCAGTCAGGCTCAATCGACCCTTGGCATTGCCACACTAGTGGCCCTGATACTCGGCGTTCTCGCCGCCTGGGTCATCACCCGGCAAATCACGGTGCCGCTGGGCCAGACACTTGTGGCAGTCGAGCGCGTGGCGTCCGGTGATCTGACCCACAACCTGAGCGTCGACCGGCGCGACGAGCTTGGCCAGTTGCAGGGCAGCATCCAGCGCATGACGGTGGAGCTGCGCCAATTGATCGGCGGGATCGGCGAAGGCGTGACCCAGATCGCCAGCGCCGCCGAAGAGCTGTCGGCGGTTACCGAACAGACCAGCGCCGGCGTCAACAGTCAGAAGGTCGAGACCGACCAGGTGGCGACCGCGATGCACGAGATGACCGCCACGGTGCAGGAAGTGGCACGCAACGCCGAAGAAGCGTCCGAGGCTGCCGCAGCGGCTGACCTCCAGGCGCGCGAAGGCGACAAAGTGGTCAACGAGGCCATTGCGCAGATCGAGCGTCTGGCGACCGAAGTCGGTCAGTCCACCGAGGCGATGGCCGAACTCAAGCGCGAGAGCGACAAGATCGGCAGCGTCCTCGACGTGATCAAGTCCGTCGCACAGCAAACCAACCTCCTCGCCCTGAACGCCGCCATCGAAGCTGCGCGGGCTGGCGAGGCCGGGCGCGGATTTGCCGTGGTGGCGGACGAAGTCCGCAGCCTGGCGCAGCGCACGCAAAAGTCCACGGAAGAGATCGAAGAGCTGATTTCCGGCCTGCAAAACGGCACCCGGCAAGTGGCGACGATCATGGACAACAGCCGCGAACTCACCGTCAGCAGTGTCGAGTTGACCCGCCGCGCCGGCACCTCACTGGAAAGCATCACCCGCACCGTGTCTGCGATTCAATCCATGAACCAGCAGATTGCCGCTGCGGCCGAAGAACAAAGCGCCACGGCCGAGGAGATCAACCGCAGTGTGCTCAACGTGCGCGATGTGTCGGAACAGACCTCGGCGGCCAGCGAGGAAACCGCCGCATCGAGCGTCGAACTGGCGCGACTGGGCAGCCATCTGCAGGCGCTGGTGGGTCGATTCCGGGTCTGATTAAGCGCCCCGGGTGGTTCGCACACTCTTGCTGACCGGATGCAATTCTCCTGTAGAGCCGGCCTGCTGACCCTATGCAATTCTCTTGTAGGAGCCGGCTTGCTGGCGAATGCGGTGGATCAGTTACAAAGATGTTGACTGACCCGGCACATTCGCCAGCAAGCCGGCTCCTACGGATTTAGCGGACTGCCACTCAGCCCTACCGCTGCGCAAAACAGCCTCCCGAGCGGGCGGAATCTGTGACACGCGTCACCCCTTCCCGCCCCTCGGAAATCTCCTACGACCTGATCAGGTCACGCCTCCGCTTCCTCTGCCGATGCGCGTTTATCGCTCATCCGCAGGAGACGCATCATGTTGCAAGGCATCAACCGGGCGCTGGCCAACACCAGCGTCAAACTCAAACTCTCGCTGGGCTTCGGCCTGGTTCTGCTTCTGACCCTGGCCATCACGCTCACCGGCTGGCATGGGCTCGACACCATGATCGAGCGCTCGGAGTCATTGACCTCCATCGCCCAGCTCAACGCGATGACCAAGGACCTGCGCGCCGAGCGCATTGTCTTTCGGGTCGAAAACACCGCTGAAAGCGCTTCGCGCGTCGTTGACCGCATCAACGAGATCGAGGCGCATCTGGTGGTACTGCGCGACGACGCGCCCCCTGCCGACATCCTCAAGTTGCTCAACGGGCAGAGCGACACTGTGCGGTCGCTCGAAGCCACTTTCGCCGACCTGGCCAAGCTTTTAAGTGCGCGAGCAGACTCGCGTGCACAGCTGGCCGTTCTATCTGAGGAGGCGATCACGTCCATCGCTCAGGTGGAAAGCGAGGTCTTGAAAGCCGTCAGTCAGGAGCAGGACAGCAGCGAGCGACTCGGCGAGTTCACCAACATCCAGCAGTTGCGCGGGCAGGTGCAAAACGCCCGTTACGAAGTCCAGGCGTACGTATTCAGCGGTAAAGAGTCCTATGAGCTTGCCGCCATTACCGCCATCGACGAAGCGCTGAAGGAAGTCGAGCAGGTCGCCAGCGATCAGGCCGATGGCAATGTCAGTGAATTGCTCAACGCCCGCAAGACGCTGCTCAAGTACCGCGAGCACATGGGCCAGTTCAAAGACCTGCAGGTCAAGGTTGAAGCGGCGCAGGAGTCCATGGAGGCGCTGGGCGAGAGCCTGCTCACCTCGACCGGCGAGATCACTGCGCTGCAAGGCCAGCGGCGTGATGCCGAAGCCACTCAGTCGCGGCAGACGCTCAGTGGCGTGGCCGGGCTGGCAATGCTGCTTGGCCTGCTCGCGGCGTGGTTGATCACTCAGCAGATCATCGCGCCGCTGCGGCTGACCTTAAGTGCCGCTGCGCGCATCGCCAAGGGTGATCTGAGTCAGGACCTGGAGCTCGGCCGCCGCGACGAGATGGGCATGCTTCAGCGCAGCATGCAGGAGATGACCCTCAGCCTGCGCAAGCTCATCAGTGGCATCAGCGACGGCGTCACCCAGATCGCCAGCGCGGCCGAGCAACTGTCGGCCGTCACCGCGCAGACCAGCGTGGGCGTCAACAGCCAGAAAGACGAAACGGACTGCGTCGCCACGGCGATGAACCAAATGACCTCGACCGTGATGGAAGTGGCCCGAAATGCCGAAGAAGCCAGTGAAGCGGCACGACACGCCGATCAACAAGCGCGGGACGGCGACAAGGTGGTCAACGACGCCATCGCGCAGATCAAGCGCCTGGCGGTGGAGGTGAATAATTCCACCGAAGCCATGGGCAAACTGAAGCTGGAGAGCGACAAGATCGGCGGCGTCCTCGACGTCATCAAGTCAGTGTCACAGCAGACCAATCTGCTCGCCTTGAACGCCGCGATCGAAGCCGCCCGGGCAGGCGAAGCGGGACGCGGTTTTGCAGTGGTGGCCGATGAGGTTCGCGGCCTGGCCCAGCGCACGCAGGAATCCACCGAGGAAATCGAAGTGCTCATCGCTGCGCTGCAAAGCGGTACACAGCAAGTGGTGATGACCCTTGATGCCAGTCGAACCCTGACCGACAGCAGCGTCGAGCTGAGTCGCCAGGCCGGCAGCGCACTGGGACATATCACGCGCACGGTGTCGACGATTCAGGCGATGAACCAGCAGATCGCTTCGGCGGGCGAGGAACAGAGCAGCGTGGCGGAGCAGATCAATCGCAGCGTGCTGAACGTGCGGGATGTCTCCGAGCAAACCGCCGCGTCCAGCGAAGAGACGGCTGCTTCAAGCATCGAACTGGCTCGGCTGGGCGTGCAGCTGCAGGAGATGGTCGGGAAGTTTCGGGTGAGTTGATTGCGCAGTCAGCACCGCCTCACCTGTAGGAGCGCGCTTGCCCGCGATTGCGGTGGATCAGACGACGCATTATTTGCTGACGGGATGCTTTCGCGGGCAAGCGCGCTCCTACAGTCAATTTGTGTATGCCTCTTAGCCCTGCAAACACGTCCGAATCCTGGGCCCAAACAAAAACGCCGCCGAAGATCACTCTTCGGCGGCGTTTTGTTTAGTGCGTGAATCAGGCGTTGACGAGGGTCGCGTCGTTCGCATGGGTCGCTGGCTGCAAGGGCAGCAGCGGCGCATGGGGATCGGCTTCGACCGACGCGCGCCAGGCATTGAGCCAGGCAGAATTGCCTTCGCTCCAGACCAGTTCGTGCAACCGAGCCAGCGCAACCGGATCACTCAGCAGTTGCAGGCGCTCGTGGTTGTTCAGGAGCTCAGGGCCACCCTTGATCGCATGACGCACACGCTCGACGCGCATCCACTCGATCGGCTCGGCATCGCGATGGCGAGAGGTCGCCAGTGCGCAGGCCAAAGCGTTCTGCTGCGGATCAACCACGGCACGAACAAAGCCGTCGTTCAGCGCGTGCCAGCGATTCTCGTGGGTGTACTTGTCAGTGGACACCAGCTCTTGCGGCGGCGTGTGCTCTTCCGGAATCAGGAACAGCTTGGTGTCGCGCGCCTTCAGGCCCAGGTTCGTGCGGCTGGAAATCACCGACACCGGGATCGACAGCATCAACGAACCCACGATCGGCACCAGCCACCACAGGAAGCTAGGGTTCAGCCAGGCCACCAGCAGCGCCCAGCAAAAGCCCAGCAGCGTCTGCGGCCCGTGACGCTTGACCGCTTCGCTCCACGGCGTCGAGTCATCATCACGCTGCGGCGAGTTCCACGTCGCGGCCCAGCCCAGGAAAGCAGCCAGTACAAAGCGGGTGTGGAAGATCATGCGCACCGGCGCCAGCAGCATGGAAAACAGCATTTCCAGCAGCATCGACAGGGTGACCTTGATGCGACCACCAAAGCCGGTCGCGCCTTTGGCCCAGATCAGAATGACGCTGAGCAGCTTCGGCAGGAACAACAGCACGACTGTGGTGGAGAACAACGCAACGGCTTTTTCCGGGTGCCACTGCGGCCACAACGGATACAGCTGACGCGGTTCCATGAAGTAGGTCGGCTCCATCAGCGTGTTCACCGCCAGCAGCGCGGTGGACAACACAAGGAAGAAGAACCACAACGGCGCCGACAGATAGGACATCACCCCGGTCAGGAACACCGCACGGTGCACCGGGTGCATGCCTTTCACCAGGAACAGACGGAAGTTCATCAGGTTACCGTGGCACCAGCGACGGTCACGCTTGAGTTCGTCCAGCAGGTTCGGCGGCAGCTCTTCGTAACTGCCCGGCAGGTCGTACGCAATCCACACGCCCCAGCCGGCACGGCGCATGAGCGCAGCTTCGACGAAGTCGTGGGACAGAATCGCACCGGCAAAGGCACCCTTCCCGGGCAGCGGCGCCAAGGCGCAGTGCTCGATGAACGGTTTCATCCGGATGATCGCGTTGTGACCCCAATAGTGGGATTCACCCAGCTGCCAGAAGTGCAGGCCGGCCGTGAAAAGCGGGCCGTACACCCGAGTCGCGAACTGCTGCATGCGTGCATACAGCGTGTCCATGCCCGAGGCGCGCGGCGCGGTCTGGATGATGCCGGCGTCCGGCGTCGCTTCCATCAGGCGCACGAGGCTGGTCAGGCATTCGCCACTCATCACCGAGTCAGCATCAAGCACGACCATGTAGCGGTATTCACCGCCCCAGCGACGGCAGAAGTCATCGAGGTTACCGCTCTTGCGCTTAACGCGACGGCGGCGACGACGATAGAAGATCTTGCCGAAACCACCGGTTTCACGGCACACGTCCAGCCAGGCTTGCTGCTCGGCAACACAGATGTCGGTTTCGTTGGAGTCGCTGAGAATGAAGAAGTCGAAACGATCCAGATCGCCTGTGGCTTTAACCGATTCGAACGTCGCCCGCAGACCCGCAAACACGCGAGGTACGTCTTCGTTGCAGATCGGCATCACCAGCGCAGTGCGCGCACCGGCATCGATCGGCTCATGTCCCGCGCTGGCACCGGAAATACGGTACTTGTCGTGGCCAGTGAGCAGTTCGAGGAAGCCCATCAGCGCGGTCCAGAAGCCCGCCGACACCCAACAGAACAGAATCCCGAACAACAAGAGGATGCTGGTCTGCAGTGCGTACGGCATGACCTGAACAGCGGTCTGCCACAGGGTCTGATGACTGATTTCGTCGAACGAAACCAGCGACCAGCCCTGGTACGGCAGGATGCCTTTCATGTAGAAGCCGGCGACGATGGTCTGGCCCAGCATGAGGATCAGCAAAATATAGCGACGGATCGAACCCACAGTGCGCCAGCGCGCCTTCGGCAGGTCGCGCGGCAAATCGTCCTTCGGCAACGGCGGATTGGATTTCCCGGTCAGTCGGCGCCAACCGCGGTGCAGGATATTGGTCCGCCACGGCTCTGGCACGACTTTGGTCCGACGAATCGGCGGCGTGGCCTTAAGGACAACGCGGCCGCTGGCGTCAACACTCAGCATCTCGGCTTCGTGCAGTTCATCAGCGGTCGTCAGGGTCAGGCGACGACCCACCGAAGCCTGGGCGGCCTCGGCAGAATCAGCGACGGTCTGCGCCGAAAGGCGCTCGTGCAGCTCAGCGAACGAGGTGCAGCTGGCAAGTTCTGCCCGCTGCGCATCGGTCATCGGCAAATGCGCCAGGTACTCGCTGAGAGACTCGTTCAAAGGCTCTGGCACCGCGTGTGAATTACTCATCGGCTGGCAACTGGTAGCTCCAGGTTTCGGTCAGAACTTGTTGAATCATGGCCGGCCCCTGTTGGGTGGATGCAGCCTGTACCGCTGGCTGCGGGGTATCTTTCATGCCTTTGTTGGCCTTGGCAGCGTCGCCCAGAGCGGCTTCGGGCTTGTAGGCCTCGTCCGACTTGGCTTCTGCGACCTTGGTGGCATCGGCAGACTTGGCGGCATCCTTGCTATCGGCTTTAGGACCTTTGACGTTCGCTTCCTTCGCATCACCGGCCTTCAAAGCGTCGGTTTTGACGATTTCTGCCTTCTCGTCCTTCGGCGCAGCAACGACTGGCGCGGCGGCAACAGCAGGCTTGGCGTCAGCTTTGGCGGCCGGCTTCTTGTCCGAATTGTCAGCCGTGATCACCGCTGGTTCCTTGCCTGGCTCGGCAGGGGTTTCGCGCAGCAGGTAAGCACGCATCTCAACCGACTTGCCCGGATCCTTGACCTTCAGGCGCAGCGTCAGACGCCAGCCTTTGGTCACGGGGTTGTAGCGCAGGTTGTTCTCGACCAGATCAGTGTTGTCATCGGTGATGACCTGACTGCGGATCGACGGGTCTTCGCCCAGCTTGGCGAGGGTCGGACCCACGAAATCAACCAGGTACGCAACGCTGCCGTCCGGTTGACGAATCAGGTTCGACTGCTTCACGTCACCGGTTGAGCGCAGGGTCTGCTTGACCCAGCCCAGATCAGGCGAGTGAATGGCATCCTCATCCATGGTCCAGTGCAGACGATAGTTGAAGTCGATCGGCTGACCCGGCTCTGGCTGGGTTTCCGGCTTCCAGAACGCAACGATGTTGTCGTTGGTCTCGTCGGCAGTCGGGATCTCTACCAGATCAACGGTGCCCTTGCCCCAGTCGCCCTTAGGTTCGATCCAGGCGCTTGGACGTTTGTCATAGCGGTCGTCCAGATCTTCGTAATGGCTGAAGTTGCGGCCACGTTGCAGCAAGCCGAAACCGCGCGGGTTCTCAACCGAGAAGCTGCTGACCGAGAGGTGTTTAGGGTTGTTCAGCGGACGCCAGATCCACTCGCCATTGGCGGCCTGGATCGACAGACCGCTGGAGTCGTGCAGCTCGCGACGGTAGTTGAGGACTTTCGACGGCTGATTGGCACCGAACAGGAACATGCTGGTCAGCGGGGCTACGCCCAGTTTGCCGACCTTGTCACGCAGGTACATGCGCGACTGGACATCAACCAGTGAGTTGGTGCCCGGACGCAGGGTCAGCTTGTACGCGCCAGTGGCGCGAGGGGAGTCGAGCAAGGCAAAGATGACCAGATGGTTGTCATCCGGGCCCGGCTTCTCGATCCAGAATTCGGTGAAACGAGGGAATTCCTCACCCGATGGCATGGCCGTGTCGATCGCCATCCCACGTGCAGACAAACCATAAACCTGACCTTTACCGATGACGCGGAAGTAACTCGCGCCCAGCATGGTCATGATTTCGTCTTGCTTGTCGTCTTTGTTGATCGGGTAGGTGACGCGGAAACCGGCGTAGCCCAGATTCTCGGTCGACTTGGGATCGAACTTCACGTCGCCGAAATCGAAACGACTCGGGTCGTACTTGATCTCGTTGACGGAGTTGGCGGTGACTTCGTTGATCTTGACCGGGGTGTCGAAGTGCATGCCCTGGTGGTAGAACGACACCTTGAACGGGGTCTTGTCATTGGCCCATTCGGCCTTGTCTTGCAGGAAGCGGATCTTTTGATAATCCGCGAACTTCATGTCGCGGAATTCGGCCGGAAGATTGCTCTTCGGCGCGGTGAATTTCTGTCCGGCCAGATCTTTGGCCTTTGTCGCCACATCGTCGAGATCGAACGCCCAGAGCTGACTGGCGCCGAACAGACAAAACAAAGCCGACCCTGCCAGCAGCGCGCTGCGCAAGCGCCCGCCCGGGTTCTTTGGTGCATTACATGGACTAACAATCACGAGCAACCCTCGCCGAAAACAGATGAAGAAACCAACGGCCAGCTATCAAATGCCGGGTTGGCGAGCATTGTTCCGACTCCAAAAGGGGCCAATGATTCCCCAAGCGGTGTCGGACCAGTCTGCGTTTAACCGATTTGACGGGCCTTGGCCCGTCCTAGTAGCGCGCGATTATCCAGTAGCTCGCGTTACAACGCATCAGGTGACGCAAACTATTTATTGCATTTGGAGCGCGTAAATTCGGGGCCATCAAACACACCGGGCTGTTCAGGTCTCAAGCAAAAATGTCACGGGGCCATCATTGATCAGGTGCACCTGCATATCTGCACCAAACTGGCCCGTTTCCACCGTTGCGTGAGAACTTTTGGCCTTCGTCACCAAGTAACCAAACAGCTCGGCGCCGAGGGCCGGGGGTGCCGCTTTTGAAAAGCTCGGCCGCATCCCGCTTTTAGTATCCGCCGCCAGTGTGAACTGAGAGACCAGCAGCAACCCGCCATTAACGTCGGTTAATGAAAGATTCATCTTGCCGTCGGCGTCACTGAATACCCGATAGTTAAGCAGCTTGTGCAACATCTTGTCGGCGCTGACCGGCGTGTCTTGAGGCTCGATGCCAATCAAGACCATTAACCCTCTGTCAATTGCGCCAATGGTCTGGCCGGCAACGTCGACGCGCGCCTGGGAAACGCGCTGAAGCAGGGCTTTCATTTATGCCTCTTCCGGCGGCAGATCCAGCAAGCGGCGCGCGACTTCTGACGCTGCGCGCACCAATGCGTCGGTGATGCCCGGCTCCGACGCCGCGTGCCCGGCGTCGCGGATGACCTGCAGCTCACTGTTCGGCCACGCCTGATGCAGCTCCCAGGCATTGTCGAGGGTGCAGATCATGTCGTAGCGGCCATGGACGATGATGCCCGGCAGATGGGCGATTTTCGGCATGTCGCGCAGCAGTTGGTTCTCTTCGAGAAATGCGCCGTTGGTGAAGTAGTGGCATTCGATGCGCGCAATGGACAGGGCGCGATGGGGTTCTGTGAAACGATCGACTACCTGCGGATTCGGACGCAATGTGGCAGTGCGCCCTTCCCATGTCGACCATGCTTTGGCGGCATGCATCTGGGCGATCTGATCGTTGCCGGTGAGGCGCTTGTGGAATGCGCCGAGCACGTCGTGGCGTTCGTCCGGCGGAATCGGCGCCATGTAGTCCTGCCAGTAATCCGGGAACAGGCGGCTTGCGCCTTCCTGGTAGAACCACTTGATGTCCTGGGGCCGGCTCAGAAAGATGCCGCGCAGAATCAGTGCATGAACCCGATCAGCGTGCTTCTGCGCGTAGGCCAGGGAAAGTGTCGAACCCCACGAGCCACCGAACACGACCCATTTGTCGATGCCTAGGTGGGTGCGGATGCGTTCGAGGTCATCGACCAGATGCCAGGTGGTGTTGTTTTCCAGGCTGGCGTGGGGCGTTGAACGGCCGCAGCCGCGCTGATCGAAGGTGATGATGCGGTAGAGGTTCGGATCGAAATAGCAGCGGCTCTGTGCGTCGCATCCCGAACCCGGCCCGCCGTGAATGAATATGACGGGCAGGCCGTCTGGCGAGCCGCTTTCATCGACATACAGCACATGCGGCCCTTCAACCGCCAGATCGTGCCGGGCGTAAGGTTTGATCTGCGGGTACAAAGTCTGCATAGGTGCTCCAAAAGTCCAGTTCAGGGGCTGCGGTCTATCTGCCGTGGGGCATCATAAACCCGAATCGGCGAATGAACATGCCTGCCTGATTCGGGCCAACTGTCATCCCCTGTTTCGCGGACATATGCCCGCTGGCAGCAAGCATGAGCAAGATCAACGCCAGAGTGGAACGATCAATGCAAGCCGTCTCCAGATACTGGGAAAGCGCCAGAGATTCGCCGCCGGTGTGCAATGACGGCGAACCGAGGTAGCTTGTTTGAGTCGAACCGAGGTCGTGCAGCTGCGTACTTTCATCCGATCGGGAGGAAATAACCAATGACACGCCCTACAGTCTACCCACCCATTTAATCGTCAAACCAACTTGAGGTCGTACCCGATGTCTCCGGAACCCAACGTTCGTGACGCTGAAGTGGCAGCCTTCCGAGAAGCTGTGCTGAACAAACTCGAGTTTGCCGTCGGTAAAGACCCCGACCATGCCTTCGACCATGACTGGTTCATGGCAATCGCTCTGGCGACGCGCGACAAAATGGCCGAGCGCTGGATGAACCACACGCGCTATGTCTACCGGCAGGAAAAAAAGCGCGTCTATTACCTCTCCCTCGAGTTCCTGATCGGCCGTCTGATGTTCGACAGCCTGAGCAACCTGGGCATCCTCGACACTGCGCGTGAAGCGTTGAAAGGCCTGAACGTCGACCTGGAGCAGATTCGCTCGCTGGAGCCTGACGCTGCACTGGGTAACGGCGGCCTCGGTCGTCTGGCCGCGTGCTTCATGGAAAGCATGTCGACCCTCGGCATTGCGGGTCATGGCTACGGCATTCGTTACGAGCACGGCCTCTTCCGTCAGGCCATCGTCGATGGCTGGCAGCAGGAGCAGACCGAGAACTGGCTGGACTTCGGTAACCCGTGGGAATTCGAACGACCAGAAGTGATTTACCAGATCGGCTTCGGCGGCAGCGTGCAGCCTCTGCTTGATGCAGGCGGCGCACCTGTTCTGGATGCCTCGGGCGAAACCCGCCAGGTCTGGAGCGCAGGCGAAACCGTCCGCGCGATTGCTTACGACACCCCGGTAGTGGGCTGGCGCGGCAAAGCGGTCAACACACTGCGCCTGTGGCGTGCGCGCGCCGTGGAAGACCTGCACCTGGAACGCTTCAACGCCGGTGACCACGTCGGTGCGGTGGCGGAAGTGGTGCGGGCAGAAAGTATTTCCCGTGTGCTCTATCCAAACGACAGCACCGAAGCGGGCCAGGAACTGCGCCTGCGCCAGGAATACTTCTTCGTGTCGGCATCGTTGCAGGACCTGCTGCGTCGCCACAAGAACATGGGCTACAGCATAAGCAGTTTGCCGGAACACGCGGCCATCCAGATGAACGACACGCACCCGTCGATCGCCGTGGCAGAGCTGATGCGCGTTCTGATCGACCTGCATGACGTGGAGTGGGACGAGGCCTGGCGCATCACCGTCGGCACCTTGGCGTACACCAACCACACGCTGTTGCCTGAAGCGCTGGAAACCTGGTCGGTCGGCCTGATGGAGCGCATGTTGCCGCGCCACATGCAGATCATTTACATGATCAACGCCCAGCACATCGACAAGGTTCGCCAAGACTTCAAGGACGACCCTGCACTGTTCGACCTGCTGCGCGCCGTCTCGCTGATTGAAGAAGACAACGGCCGTCGCGTGCGCATGGGTAACCTGGCATTCCTCGGCTCCCACAGCGTGAACGGCGTGTCCGCGCTGCACACCCAGCTGATGCGCAAAACCGTTTTTGCCCACCTGCACAAGCTGCACCCCGATCGCATCAACAACAAAACCAACGGCATCACCTTCCGCCGCTGGTTGTTCCAGTCCAACCCGCAACTGACTTCGATGTTGGTCAACGAGTTGGG encodes the following:
- a CDS encoding methyl-accepting chemotaxis protein; the protein is MLQGINRALANTSVKLKLSLGFGLVLLLTLAITLTGWHGLDTMIERSESLTSIAQLNAMTKDLRAERIVFRVENTAESASRVVDRINEIEAHLVVLRDDAPPADILKLLNGQSDTVRSLEATFADLAKLLSARADSRAQLAVLSEEAITSIAQVESEVLKAVSQEQDSSERLGEFTNIQQLRGQVQNARYEVQAYVFSGKESYELAAITAIDEALKEVEQVASDQADGNVSELLNARKTLLKYREHMGQFKDLQVKVEAAQESMEALGESLLTSTGEITALQGQRRDAEATQSRQTLSGVAGLAMLLGLLAAWLITQQIIAPLRLTLSAAARIAKGDLSQDLELGRRDEMGMLQRSMQEMTLSLRKLISGISDGVTQIASAAEQLSAVTAQTSVGVNSQKDETDCVATAMNQMTSTVMEVARNAEEASEAARHADQQARDGDKVVNDAIAQIKRLAVEVNNSTEAMGKLKLESDKIGGVLDVIKSVSQQTNLLALNAAIEAARAGEAGRGFAVVADEVRGLAQRTQESTEEIEVLIAALQSGTQQVVMTLDASRTLTDSSVELSRQAGSALGHITRTVSTIQAMNQQIASAGEEQSSVAEQINRSVLNVRDVSEQTAASSEETAASSIELARLGVQLQEMVGKFRVS
- the mdoH gene encoding glucans biosynthesis glucosyltransferase MdoH; its protein translation is MSNSHAVPEPLNESLSEYLAHLPMTDAQRAELASCTSFAELHERLSAQTVADSAEAAQASVGRRLTLTTADELHEAEMLSVDASGRVVLKATPPIRRTKVVPEPWRTNILHRGWRRLTGKSNPPLPKDDLPRDLPKARWRTVGSIRRYILLILMLGQTIVAGFYMKGILPYQGWSLVSFDEISHQTLWQTAVQVMPYALQTSILLLFGILFCWVSAGFWTALMGFLELLTGHDKYRISGASAGHEPIDAGARTALVMPICNEDVPRVFAGLRATFESVKATGDLDRFDFFILSDSNETDICVAEQQAWLDVCRETGGFGKIFYRRRRRRVKRKSGNLDDFCRRWGGEYRYMVVLDADSVMSGECLTSLVRLMEATPDAGIIQTAPRASGMDTLYARMQQFATRVYGPLFTAGLHFWQLGESHYWGHNAIIRMKPFIEHCALAPLPGKGAFAGAILSHDFVEAALMRRAGWGVWIAYDLPGSYEELPPNLLDELKRDRRWCHGNLMNFRLFLVKGMHPVHRAVFLTGVMSYLSAPLWFFFLVLSTALLAVNTLMEPTYFMEPRQLYPLWPQWHPEKAVALFSTTVVLLFLPKLLSVILIWAKGATGFGGRIKVTLSMLLEMLFSMLLAPVRMIFHTRFVLAAFLGWAATWNSPQRDDDSTPWSEAVKRHGPQTLLGFCWALLVAWLNPSFLWWLVPIVGSLMLSIPVSVISSRTNLGLKARDTKLFLIPEEHTPPQELVSTDKYTHENRWHALNDGFVRAVVDPQQNALACALATSRHRDAEPIEWMRVERVRHAIKGGPELLNNHERLQLLSDPVALARLHELVWSEGNSAWLNAWRASVEADPHAPLLPLQPATHANDATLVNA
- a CDS encoding methyl-accepting chemotaxis protein — translated: MSGWFTQRLGNMSVRLKLGIGFGLVLLLTLLITATGWSSVKAVIERGDKLGMISQISERTMDLRTAGMVYEAQYSAEAATAVMTALDKLDADLKTGQSMVKGAGDLKLMDAQTQAAGDYRRAFGDMTKAIQTREASRTNLGATADAAVDVVNKIEQALLQHDNILQFNSAVDVSKQIQQARFQVRGYTFSGKPEFEKNATAAIDEAIVGVNTLAGDVSSQYIPQLQKANLALKGYRDAVGQYRDAQLVSVQALAKMTELGQQLLDASDQLNISQNAKRDADSSQAQSTLGIATLVALILGVLAAWVITRQITVPLGQTLVAVERVASGDLTHNLSVDRRDELGQLQGSIQRMTVELRQLIGGIGEGVTQIASAAEELSAVTEQTSAGVNSQKVETDQVATAMHEMTATVQEVARNAEEASEAAAAADLQAREGDKVVNEAIAQIERLATEVGQSTEAMAELKRESDKIGSVLDVIKSVAQQTNLLALNAAIEAARAGEAGRGFAVVADEVRSLAQRTQKSTEEIEELISGLQNGTRQVATIMDNSRELTVSSVELTRRAGTSLESITRTVSAIQSMNQQIAAAAEEQSATAEEINRSVLNVRDVSEQTSAASEETAASSVELARLGSHLQALVGRFRV